Proteins encoded in a region of the Pseudochaenichthys georgianus chromosome 20, fPseGeo1.2, whole genome shotgun sequence genome:
- the LOC139435919 gene encoding girdin-like translates to MGNPWEKCTTPSLEEKATRSKCSVLQGEVRELSEKLSNRSTVTVKFNEMRAKIEEKDMENQNLEKKLKYLKKRDEVSEELRAKYEAGLQILVQLEKDLCKMHDEVKEATEGLTCKKDLLLKDHLHFEEVHERVLVLEETNKMAEFEREEIQLQNDDLESRIQDLQIWIQKEKDFCEIHDSTKEAQKELKRQNRVLMEKLQGLQEEEVEVKVLAENCRITKTTKFSTPSLRRKKPRGPHAAFCNLVLCKAMGELQRKLDREENWWSKCDEIKEETVALKMRNRAITERIQQTSRSLQTLSVLEADHKAMGSENTFLLSQNKDLQRTLDQLEKKLSKEQTQTLKNHLVTEENGAVIQVNSHLEHQIREVRYSLQGESILDINLDSLREEKQELKVQKATLKKDLTELRKTESRERSQQEKRTALRGENGNLRRDQEVLRGNIRDQEVLRGNIRDQEVLRGNIRDQEVLRGNIRDQEVLRGNIRDQEVLRGNIRDQEVLRGNTRDQENLLSCSQAETKSPCLLATFF, encoded by the exons ATGGGAAACCCATGGGAGAAATGTACGACTCCATCGTTGGAGGAAAAAGCCACGAGGAGCAAATGCAGCGTTCTGCAGGGAGAAGTGAGGGAACTCAGCGAAAAACTGAGCAATCGCAGCACCGTTACTGTGAAGTTCAACGAGATGAGAGCCAAAATCGAGGAAAAGGACATGGAGAACCAGAACCTGGAGAaaaaactcaaatacctgaagaAAAGGGACGAGGTGAGTGAAGAACTCAGAGCAAAATATGAAGCTGGGTTACAGATCTTGGTCCAACTGGAGAAGGATCTCTGTAAAATGCACGATGAGGTGAAAGAGGCAACGGAAGGATTAACCTGTAAAAAAGATCTCCTGCTAAAAGATCACCTGCATTTTGAGGAAGTCCATGAGAGGGTTCTGGTTCTGGAAGAGACCAACAAGATGGCTGAGTTTGAGAGAGAAGAGATTCAACTCCAGAATGATGATTTGGAAAGTAGGATTCAGGATTTACAGATCTGGATCCAGAAGGAGAAGGATTTCTGTGAAATACACGACTCAACGAAAGAGGCACAGAAAGAGTTAAAGCGTCAGAATAGAGTTCTGATGGAGAAACTTCAGGGTCTGCAGGAAGAAGAAGTGGAGGTGAAGGTCCTGGCTGAAAACTGCAGGATAACCAAGACAACAAAGTTTTCGACTCCATCGTTGCGGAGGAAAAAGCCACGAGGACCACATGCAGCGTTCTGCAACCTGGTCCTCTGTAAAGCCATGGGTGAGCTCCAAAGGAAACTGGACCGAGAAGAAAACTGGTGGTCCAAATGTGATGAAATTAAAGAGGAAACGGTCGCCTTGAAGATGAGGAACAGAGCCATCACCGAGAGAATCCAGCAAACCAGCAGAAGCCTCCAAACTCTGAGCGTTTTAGAGGCAGATCACAAG gccATGGGCTCAGAGAATACGTTTCTGTTGAGCCAGAACAAAGATCTGCAGAGGACCCTGGACCAGCTGGAGAAGAAGCTCTCAAAGGAGCAGACTCAGACCCTCAAGAACCACCTGGTGACGGAGGAGAACGGAGCCGTGATCCAGGTAAACTCACACCTCGAACACCAGATCAGGGAAGTGAGATACTCTCTGCAGGGAGAGAGCATCCTGGACATCAATCTGGATTCACTCCGAGAGGAGAAGCAGGAGCTGAAAGTGCAGAAAGCCACACTGAAGAAAGACCTCACTGAGCTCAGAAAGACGGAGAGCAGAGAAAGGTCTCAGCAGGAGAAGCGTACGGCGCTCAGGGGGGAGAATGGGAACCTGCGCAGGGATCAGGAGGTCCTGAGGGGGAACATCAGGGACCAGGAGGTCCTGAGGGGGAACATCAGGGACCAGGAGGTCCTGAGGGGGAACATCAGGGATCAGGAGGTCCTGCGGGGGAACATCAGGGACCAGGAGGTCCTGAGGGGGAACATCAGGGACCAGGAGGTCCTGAGGGGGAACATCAGGGACCAGGAGGTCCTGAGGGGGAACACCAGGGACCAGGAGAACCTCCTTTCATGCAGCCAGGCAGAAACTAAGTCTCCCTGCTTGCTTGCCACCTTCTTCTAA